The following DNA comes from Haemorhous mexicanus isolate bHaeMex1 chromosome 19, bHaeMex1.pri, whole genome shotgun sequence.
GTTTGTGTTCCCTATAAATAGTTGTTCACCAGGTAGTCATGAGTGTGTGGTTTATGAATAAAGTTTGTCCAAACTACATTAGATTGCCTGAATATTCTCTGCCTGATTTTGCTGAATTGTGTGTCTTAATTTGTCTCACACCTCCCCTTGCAGATCCTTgtcctgttttctttcccaaCCCTCTGAACTCCCTGGTGGCACTTGGACAGATTTTACTTAGAGTTTATCCAAAGATTTCTGCACTGATTTAGTGCAGGGGCTACTTGAGCCAAGTGAAACAGGAATTATTTCTAAGGCatgaaaaggcagaaaggaaattttcttattgaaatataatttttccaTATTACTTAATAGTCTGGAAAGTTAATGCCTTTCTGGCAGCACTTcccactgagaaaaaaatatggttCCTACTCAGCCAAACAACAATGTAATAATGTTTTAGGTTGGGTTAAAAGTCTCAGAGATTGGCAGGTGTCATAGCCACCTTGCCTTCAGTGAAAAAGGCAATTGAGAGCCCTTATGGAACAAGGGATTTACATCAGAAGGAGCTACTACACAAAAAACCAGGCACATGGCAAGGTTTGAATAGATGGTGAATCATGTGAcccaagggatttttcagggTGGGGGCATGTGTGTAAAATATCAGGCCATGAGGAGCAGATGGTTGAGCTCTGCATGTGCGAGAGGAACAGAGAGAAACACTGCAGAAATGGAGACTGAAGAAatggagaagcagctgaaagTTAAGGGCACTGGGGAGCTTTGATTTTGGAAATTGTGTGGAGGGTTTAGTGAGGGTCAGAGCAGTGTTGGCACTGTGAGCAAAAgcacaaccaaaaaaaaatttgttcatTTATTCTGTAAACAGGAGGAATCACCTTGAGTAGTGTACACCTGCTTTGTCATAGGATCTCCTCTCACACTGATTCTGTCACCAGAGCTttgtgctgtgtgcagggatAGTTCAGCTCTCCCACATCAAAATTCCCCCTTCCTTCTGTGCCCTGTCCATAATAAATTCCATGGGGCAGAGACTCCCTCAGTAGGAGTCTGTGTGCACATGACAAGCAATTGTTGGCCTTGTGCAACATCTGAAATTTATCAGAGATTCACTTGACTTGGTAAATCCCATTCCTTAGGGTCTGTCTTTCTGATTGTGAATTTTTCAAGGCATTGCTCTTGCTCAGTACATGCTGGAGTGGGACATCATAGCTAAAACCACAAATAATTAATGTCACTGgtaatgttaaaaaataaatatttaaggcTCTGTCTTGTTATGCACTTTCTTAACTAAGTTTATGAATATTCCCTTGGACATAAACGGGGTTTGTTGTTATGTTGAAGTCTTTGtaactgggaagaaaaaatgaagtgtATTTCAAAAACGTAGTTCTGGTGACAACAAGGAAGAACAGGTCCTCATTCTTGTCCAGTATGTGTTACCAAATAAACTAGCAATAGGAGTATGCAGCAGATGGTGTGTGCAAACAATATTGAACCTAATCTGTGAGTcttttttgggtgttttcaTAACTAACCTGAATTACCCATCAATACCATCCAGAGTGttaaagcatcatttaaaaatcacaaaGTCCCAGCAGTTTTCCTAAGCAATGTTCTAACCTTTCACTCCTTCCTAACTTTTTCCTTGGTGATCATGAAGCAACAAATTGGCACCAGGATTGAAGCACAGATATTTTCCAGACCCCACTAATGCCCTGGCTTGGTTGTGCTCACTGAGAATCTCCACACACACATTGACCCCTGAGCTGCAGATGTGTAAGCTTTTGATGAAAGAACTTGTGCCAAAATCAATATACAGGCCAAAACTGAACTAGAGAAGGACACTTGCAATTGGTAATGATCATATTTGAATTTCAGTAATAGAGGGCTGAATCTTCTTCCATTTAAATCAATGTCACCATTCCATTttagattttgatttttttggagtCAGCAAAATAGGCTCAGCTTTTGCCCAACCTAAATGATATGCCTAAAACAATGAATAGCTGCTAATTAAAATTAAGTACCTGAGACACTGAAATGTTGTATTTCATCCATAATAAGTTGACTCATTACAAGTAGATCATCCATTACTTAAAAACAGTCTTTGTAGTGTTTACAGTTGTGTTTGTAATCTgcttattttttgttgtttcatcCCAAATCTAAAGGTATACACATCTAAAAGTTTCTTTAAGTATAGAATGTACAAGGAGACAGAGCTGTGAGAAATGTAAAGATTGTTCTGTGAGActtgaagaaaaagcaaaacttcaCAAATTAATAATGAACCACAAAATACTTttatcccccccaaaatcccctttttatGGAAATAATTTACTTGAAAAAATCTCCCTGAATTCTTCAGTTACAGGATGACTGTTAACTCTAGCTGCTGATTGTGTCATAGTTTGATACTGGGTTTGAGCCAGGTTCAAATAAATCATGTCAGGATAAAACAAATTCTTTCCTGGCCCATCCACTCCTGTGCCATTGGAATGCTCTCAGCCATCACACTGGACAGGAGCTGATGGCTTTTCCTGTGTTCCAGATAAGATTTATAAGACTGTGGCTCATAAACCATTTTTTGGACAATTTCTATGTGCTTGCATCAACTTTTTCCATAGGAAAATGGTGAATTTTAAATTGGTGTGAATTTGACCGCTTTTTTATTGTTATAATTTGAGTTATATGACACTGTGCAAAGTATTACAGGTCCTTCTTCTTATCTATTGCAGAAAtatccttttccagctttttgtTTGCCCTGTGCACAAAGCAGGATCCTCCTTGCCCGAGTGCAGTGGTGTTTGTATTGGGTCTGGAAGGCCATCTAGTGACACAACTGCgcaggggaaaatgaaaagccTTACTTGAattgtggtttggggttttttttcttagttgaATTAAACGGTCATGCTACACCCCGGCATGTCCTTAGGGGTTTGTTGCTATTTCCACAggtggtattaaaaaaaaaaaaaaaaattgaggaaatttttatttcttataaaCAAACTTACTTAAGATAGAGCACAATGATAATTCCTTCCAGGAAAGAaacatgggggttttttgtgctgAATGGTGGTGGATTTGCACCTGAGCAGGTCTGTCCAAAACTCAGTGTCAATCCCCTGACCTGTGCATTGGAACTAAACAGAATCCAGCAGTAATGATCCCCTTCCAGAGCCAAACATACCCAGCCGTTGAGATCCCCTGCGATCCATGGTACCAAAAACGCCACATGGAAGCCTGAGGCCACCACATCTCTGCaattaaaatgagaaattcCAGGTTTTTTCATTGCAGCTCACCTTGGATGGTGAGCAGATGATGAGCAGAGCTGTCGGTTCTTTCCCAAGCAATAAATCAGTGGAAAACAAGCAGTGAGTCactccctggcagtgccagcaccaaGGTGCCTTTCCGGGGGTGCCTCGGGGGTCTCCGCCTGCCCTCACCGCGCCTGGCACCGCTCGGCCCTCGGGACTGGGCACACACCGGCTCTGAACCGGAGCGCTCCCTCAGCTCCGGCCACTTGGCGGGACCCAGCACTGCGCTCTGGGGGCTCCCTGTGGGAACAAATGGAACGGGAACGAACAAATAAATGGGGAAGGAGTGTGTGGGTGGAAGGGCAGAGCCGGATGGTCCCGGGATGGAGCCTCGAGGGCTGCCCGGCGGGacgggcgggcggcgcggccccAGCGGGGCTGAGGGGACGCGGCGCTGAGGTGCCTTCCCGCCGTCACCCCGAGCAGCCGCACCCTGCGGGCGGCCGCGGGCCGGCGATGAGGCCCCGGCTCCGGGAGAGGCTCCCCCAGTGTCCGGGGGGGCCCGGGCGGGGCCCTGCGGCACctgaggcggcggcggccgcggcgcgGCCAATCCccggcggggcgcgggcggcTCTGCCCGCCCCGGGCGCGGAGGGGGAGCGGAGCCGCGTCCCGGCCGCGCTGCGCCCTCAGCGGgcccgctccgctcccgctCCATGGAAGCGGCCAACGGGGCCGTGCCCGAGGGCGCGGCGGAgcagccccgcggccccgcggccgccccgtCGGGCAGGAAGGAGGTGAAGGTGGTGATCGTGGGCGATGGAGGCTGCGGGAAGACGTCGCTGCTGATGGTGTACGCCAAGGGCTCCTTCCCCGAGGTGAGGGGCTGCCACCCCCGCTGGGATGGGGGCCGCAGCCGTGGCCGGCCCCAGCGCTTGGGCCCCGCCAGCACCGCTTCTCATAATCACTGAGTccattgaggttggaaaaggcctctgagatcatcgagaTCCTTCTCCCTTTGCAGCAATACGCGCCCTCTGTTTTTGAGAAGTACACAACGAGTGTGACGCTGGGGAAGAAGGAGGTCACCCTGAACCTCTACGACACCGCAGGTAAGGGGTTCCACTTTCCTGCGAGGGGCAGCTCCTGTGCGGCCACTGCGATGGCAGCACTCGGGGACATTGGCCTGGGACCGAGCCCAAACCCGGCCCAGCCTTTCGCAACTTCAGGCAAATAAGCAGAAACTGTTAAGTGTTGCTCCTGTGAGCGCACGCACCCCCATTTCTGTTCCAGCAGACTTTTTAGTGTCAGCTTAAATCAGCCCAATATTTGAAGACTGAAGTTGGACAGGTTTTCAAATTTCTTCTCTACCAGCATAGTTTAACCATAGCATTGCAGGTAAGACTGCTAGAGAGGAAAGTGCAAACAAACCAACCACCATTGCCCGTTGCATATCAATGTggcttccagaaaaaaaaaataattgattgTCTAATGTCAGTTCTGGTCATCGACTCATTCATTATCTTAACAACCCAATTAATTCAGAAACATCAAATAGCAACCATATCTGGAAGTATTAAAACCCAATTCCCAGATGCAAAGCATAATACAATCAAccaggaaaacattttaatcTGCTGCCATGTGTGATTGAatagggaaggagaaaaaaggctGGTTTGTGTGCAAAATCAAAAGGCTGTGGCAGTAAAAGTTATTTGAAAATGCTGATAGTTGTTCAGGTTCATTTGAAGAACTTGTGAAATGGTTTGTGTTCAACTTCACTCAAAGTTCCCAGACTCTGTTACCCAGCTGCTTTCCTAAATGAACCCTAAAATTGACACGTGCTGGGTTTCAGCTCAGTGTAAATCATCTGTTTCAGTTCAAGCCTGTGGAGTTGTTCCAAATTTACACCAAGACAAATAAGAACCAAATGCAGTCCAGTCatttttaatagtaataaaacaCACTTACCTTCTTGTGTACTGCAAGTGATAGctgaaaacataatttaaaagccttttaatCTGCAAGTGAATTTCACTGCTAATTTTTACTACAGTGTAGAAAGATCCTGAGCACCCAATTTGCCAATGGGTCTTCTTGGGTCAGTGTTACTGTTCTAAGTCCATTTAGTTGGGATAATATGCCTTTTACTGGATGGCAAGGGGTTTGGATCTAAGTCttagaggaaaagagaaggactGGAGTCTATTGTGAGCAACCAAAGAGGGTTTTCCTTAATACAGGGGTgttggcaccaagaacctgccACTGCACTCAtgatttttatgtttgtttgctGTCAGTGTGGATTTTTTGCCAGCCACATAGTTTTGAGCTCTCATTTAAAATCCCCGTGCCATACATTCcaacatttgctttttagtcTCTTCCAGGCTGTAAGGAGCATGGGCTGGACCCAGAGATGGCAGTGGGCTGGCAGGTCCAGCATTGCAGCActgagctctcctgggccaggcaggagtGCACAGCTCCTTGTGtctcagagctcagctctgcacagacctgcagcccccagcagcccagggactgCTCACAGAGCTGATGGCTCATTGCAGCATCAGGACagcttgggtgggaagggacctttaaaatGGACAAGGACATCTTtaactagatcaggttgctcagggccttTTCCAAGCTGACCTTGGAAGTTTTCATGGatagagcagccacagcttctctgggcagcctgtgcctcaTTGTGAAAAAATTCTCTTTATATCTATTGCAAATCTGCCCTCTgatagtttaaaaccattatcCCATGTCCTGTAATGTCCCTGTTTATGCTAATATAGCTATTAGTGTGTGCCTTCCACACTGAATTCACAGCTGTAAAATTGGTTTGGACTAAAGCACTGCTCCACTGGAGAACAGTGGGGTGTATTTTGTGCCTTGTGAGATACTTTGGAAAGTGGAGCTGCCATTGTTGGTGTGAAAGAGCAATTGCTTTCCATCTCTCATCTGGAAACCTCGAAACCCAGCATTTTTCACCTCCCAAAACAGCACCATGGCCACCAGGCTACAAGTTTCTTGAGGCTGTTGACACTTGTCTCCTCCCTTCCTGttaaatttcttttgctttccatAAGATACAGCAAGAAAGAAAGCAGGGAGATTTTCACCTGGGCTAAGACATTTAATTGGGAGGACGAAAAACCTTAATTTTGGTTCTGTTTCAAAGCTACTTACATAGTTTTATGTTAAATGTCTATAAACTCTGTCAAACTCTCATTCAAGCAGCTTTTCAGCCTCTTTCTGTAACTGGAAGTTTTGCTAGAGGAAGGACTCACTTGAGCACACATTTTAGTCTCATCCTGTTTTTAATAGTACAAAACTGATGTTGAGTTCCTTAAGGGTTAGACTAGGACCAAGAGTTGTGTATTTTTAGGATCTTGGTGGAGCAACAGTAAATAGAGCTGGGTGTACTTCAGCATCATGGAAAGGTAAAGGACAGGTTCAGCTCCATGGGCTGTTTGAAGTTGGAAGGATCCCTTGTATTGTCAAGTCCTGTGCAGCTCAAACATTTGATCTTGTCCTACTTCCTGAGGGAGGAGGACACAAACAAAAAGCTTAAGAAACAAATGTTTCAAGATACAAAAGGTATTCTTTTCTTGACAAGAATTTTGGTAACAAATGAACTTACTGGATTATTCTAAAATGTAccagaaaactaatttttggTGAGCGTTTTGTACTGTGATACTCTGTCTTCTTCCTCAAACACTTCTTGCTGTTGCAGGAAGTTGGTGGTAGACATATGCAATGTGTAAAGGCTTTGTAACGTCACTTGTCTGGTCTGCAAGCAGCCtttgcagctgctttttcaATTAAAAGCTTCCACTTCCATCTGTGCTTGGCAGAGGCAAAGGCACCGAGAGGTAAATGAACTCTGTAGTTTTTCCATGCCAAGGGGGCAGTGTTGATGCCCTAGGTGCAGTTCAGACACGAGGCTCGATTCCTGGTGCAGCAGTTcctcagagcagagagcagagcactgctgggctggggaggaagTAATGCCTCATCATTGTGGGTACTTGCTCTGCCTGACAGGAAGCACATGCAAAGCCTCCAGAGAGGTTTTTCAGGTCTCTGATGACAGAAGCACAAGGTCttcagagaaattttaaaagccagAATTCTTGAACGCAAGAATAATTTCTCATAACTTTGACAGGAAGTCATGCCTGAGTAAGACAAAACCCCCAATTTTTTAATTGATGTGTGCCACTCCTCCTGCCCCAAGTGTCCTCTTCTACCAGTTTTCTTCCTGCCAACAACGTCCATGTCCTAATTTGTTTTCAACTGAATAGGGAAAAAACATAGCTAGCAAACAGCTCATAGGCTGGCACTTCTTTGGTGGTGCATGGGCAAAAGGgtgaggaagagcagcagaggtgaACATGCACATGAGACTGAGACCTGTGGTTTCAGTTCTCCTGTTCACCCTCAGCCACCACCAGAGCTCCCTCCCCACCACAGGGCCTGACTGCAGTCATGTGGTTACACAGCATCTCCCAGAGGCACGCAGGACTGGGAGCTTGGCAGAAAATTAGCAAATTTTTGGTGAAATCAGTTGGGTggagttttttctttaaaaaaacccgaAGTCTCTGATGGTTCAATGAATTGAGGAAGACAGAGGGGTCACAGATGTGCTCACACGTAGGCAGATACTTAACCAACTCTTCCACAGCATGTTTTGTGTTAactggggaaagaaaacagctACCTGTGTTTGAGGAAACACACACAGGGCTTTGCATAGACATTCAGTTACTGCTTAGGTTCACCTCTGTTCCTCCTTTTTAAAACTCTTAGAAAAAAGACCTAAATCTCTGCTAAATTAGCTCTGACCACAGACTGAGCagctttacagagaaaaaaagtctcCCAAGCCCTTTCTTGCATTTCACCAGCAGCACTTGAGGACAGGGGGTGAAAGGGATTGTTTTCAGAGAGGGGGATGTCTATGTTTAGATACAGCTTGATCTGGGTCCCGTTACATcctcagcagctgaggagctgtgtCTGAGCTTCTAAAGAgcagcttcctcctccttccccgtGAGTGCTGCAACCACCCAGCTGTAACACAGGTTAAGCAATTGCCATCTCACCTTCCccttctgctctctgtgccccaCCCTGTTCTGCACTCTGTATCCAGCATTCCAAATGCACACAGAGCCGTGTTTTACACAGCACTTTCTCATGCATTTATTGTTTGCTTTAAAACCCATAACTGCAAATGGATTTGAAGGTGAAGGAGCCATTCACCAGGTCATATCTATAGTTTTTGACCTGCAGTACAACATATTGTGTCACATAATTAAAGACACTTTTTCTGTTATCCCATCCTGGAGAGTGTGAATTTAGAGGTTTGTTCAGATTCCAAGCAAATAAACATGTTTCTCCCAAAGGgccagctctgtctgcctcaCCAATTGCCAACAACAACTCAGAGGACCTTTTAATTTTACAAGTTATGTTAGAAACTCAGAGGCTCGAACTTCAACAAGGAAAACTTTACACAGCACTAGAGGAAgttaggagggaaaaaagagtttGGCACCTGAtgtatttaatgtatttaagGGATTATCTCAGCAACAAAATGGCAAATTGGTTACAAACAAGTAGATGGTTTGAGGGATAAGCAGTACAATCTTTGCTCTGAATGTTTATACAACATGCCTAATTTTGTCAATTGTGTATTATTTCTGGATTAAACCCTGAGATATCAATCCCTCTTTGTTCTGCAcctccccacagagcccacagctGTTGTGGAGGCTCAAATACAAAATGGTCCAAGTCCAAGATTCCCATTGTACAAACATCTCAGGCAAACTAAGTAATGGTTTATCCATCAGGGATTACCTTGGAATAAAATGTATATCAACCAATCATTTAAAttaaggaaaggagaaaaatattgtaTAATATTGGCCTTCTAGTATCTGCAGTTCTTCAGACTGGAGACAAAAATGTTGGCAAGTGATGAGTACATGACTTTGGACTGAGAGCAGGAATCATTGCTGTAAAGTTGGGGCACACTGAAATTTTCTGCATTCCTTCATTTGAAATATCAACATGAAGATTTGAGATGTGGAGCCTCCCTGTAGGGCAGTTTCTGGTCTGTGTGTGGATTGTGGTGATAGTGGGAAGGACCAGCATTCCCAGTTCTCCTTGTGAAAATTCAGTACATCACAGACACGTGCCTGATTCCAGCATTCAGATGACAAATACACCTTCTAAAGACTGCTTGAATCATGCTTTCTTCcttattaaatgaaaaagattgggttttttttcctgagctgccaGCTGTATCTGGGAATTACTGCTTTCTTGAACTTAATCTCTCAAAGCAAGACACCTTCAGACCCTGGCATGGTGATTACTGTAAGGGGAAGAGTACAGGTCTGAAGCAAATCAGCTTCCTCTTGTCACATCACGTGCTAGAATATCCCTAATCAGAAGTATGACAAATCCCCTGCTTTTCCAGAATTCAGCAGAATTCCCTTAGATCTGCTGGGGAGTCCTGCTTCAAAGGCCAGTTAAGCCTGGCTCATGCTGCAGCATGGCTTGTACAATCCTGTGTGTAATCACTGCTTCCTCTCAGCtcaccaggctgggaaaagcaggtttGCCACTAAGGTTTCTACTTCACCATTCCTGTCTAGAAAATACAGTGTTTCTTCTCCTCACAGCATCACATGTGCAAATGATTATGGGGACTGACACTGTCAAACTGAAAATATCTAATAATAATTGTCATATTCCTCTTGATGAGTTTATTTTTGAGCAGCAACTTGGCAGTTGATGTTTAGAACTGCTTCTAAGTCCTCAGCAAGTGGACAAAGCAGGCTTTTTATTAAAACCTGCCAAGGATGTGTTCTGTATTCTAAACCATCAGTTTTGTCAGTGAGGGGGAATCTCTTGTACTCAAGGGAAGGAATTGAACAAGTATGAAATTATAGTACCATTGTTCTTGATCTCCAGTATGTGTCTGTACAAATCCCCATTGTTCTGCTTGCTCAGGACAGAGGTTTCTTCATCCAAACCATGCTGTGTGTTTCAGGGCAGGAGGACTACGATCGGCTCCGGCCACTTTCTTACCAGAACACCAACGTCGTGTTAATTTGTTACGATGTCATGAACCCCACTAGCTATGATAATGTAGCAGCCAAGGTAAGAGGCTTCTAAATGAATTACACATGCCTGATATATGACAAGATGTCAGATTAGAAATGCTGGTGCTTTTAGTGTCGTGTACCCTGTGTGTGTAGATGCCCAGATCACTCATCCCGTGCTGAGCTGCAGGTCACAGACCTTAGACCTGGGGCTCACCTCTCCATGGCTCCTAAGTGCTCAGGCCCAGGACTGACTCTCACTAAAAAGATCAAACACCAGCAATTAAATCACTGCTTTGTCTGTAGCAATGTCACACGACCAATGTGCATATCTTAGAGTCAAGACTACTTCCATCACgtgtgtatttattttcaggGGAGAAATGAGAGCAACCACTTCTCTGTGCTGGGATTTCTGTAACATTCCAAAGCATTCTTGGACATAGcaccaggaaaacaaagcaagattTAGTCCAAATTCTGTTTTGAAATGTAACTTTAGAAGAGCTCCTCAGAATTTAAACAGATGGTAAAGAAACATTTTGGCATAGAGACAGATGCCACTGTGTTTTTATAAAGCAGCTGACTTTGGGTAGGACTTTTAAACATTTCTGGGATGTAAATAGTGCATGTTGAGCCCCCCCCACTAGACTAACTCCAAAGCTCTGAAATTGCAACTTATATTAAATGCTGCTTGGCTGTATTGTTTTGATTTCAGGAAACAAACggcaaaataaaaaccagatgtaaaagttttgttttcctacCCCCAGTGGTATCCTGAAGTGAATCACTTCTGCCGGGGCGTCCCGCTCGTGCTGATCGGCTGCAAGACAGACCTTCGCAaggacaaggagcagctgcgcaagctcagggctgccaggcaggagcccaTCACCTACAACCAGGTAAACTTCAGTGTTTCTGCAGTGGTGGCCCCTTGGCAGGAGATAAAGCACGTGGTGGCATTGCTCCTCGCAGGTATGATCACAGGCACTGCAAAATTAGGTGATCCAGATAAAGAAATGGTTGACAGCACTAACGGAGCTTTCTGTAAGTTGTTTTTGGAAGTGGTCAAATCACCACCCATTTTTAGTGccaaaagtaaagaaaaatacGAGCAGTTTCAAAGGACACAACTATCTGCCTGCTATGCTAATGACATCTCATTCTTCTTTCATAGCTGGGTTATTACTCTTACAAGTTTGTAAGCCTTGACAAGTTTGCTGGATTTCCTTCATAATTGTTATTAGCCTACATTGCAGCCATCACTGGTGCTTTGATCAGTACTGTGATAAAGACTGGAGATGTTAGGAAACCCATTCCAGTATGACCGTTTTGGAATAAATGTGTTTTGCAAATcccacttaaaaataaatcctttcaaGGCCAATAGCAAGAACATCTGCAAGGTTTCTCTGACATGAGTGACTGTTCTTTGAAGTCTCTAAAGTAATCTTAGGAAAACTTCCTATTATCAGTATCTCTAAGTACTATGAGGCAGTTAGATTTATGAGTAGTGTTGTGTCACTGGATAGCTGTCCTAGGTACAGGAGAAACAGTGATGGAACAGCTTGTTCCATGTCACACAAGACCTTTCTGCTCTGGTcctctaatttttctttttcttttttctaaactACAAAGCCATCCTTCTCCTCTCAcctcagagcaggaacagcagctttCAAACTGAGACACATGTCCAGGGAACAGGGTCAAGTGCACTACGGCCTTGAGTGAATCACCACTTCTTCtaaacagcaggaaaataaactgCAACTGCATCACCACAAAACCATGCTGGGCCTTTTAGTTTGTCTCCCTTGCACACAAGATGAGGTCCCAGCCTGTCACTGTGAACAGTTGCAGATTGTCCCTTGTTTTCATGAATAAATCCCTTCATCATCCTCACGTGAGAGGTTCCAGGCAAGCAACAGACACTACTGGCCAGTCTGCTGAGGCCTCATGCAGCTAAACTCAAGGACCCACATGTTACACAAACTGTGTCTCCTATGTGAGCCCTCCCACATGGTTTTTCCTCCCTGAAATTTGCTCTACCTCAGTTTTTTACAGCTGATGGCACCTTGGGCCACACAACGTGATGCTTCCCATGCCAGGCACAGAGGATCTGAGCAGTATCTGCCACCACTGCAGCTTGCAAACCACTGGAAGGAGACAAACTGCTTAAATATGAAGAAATACCCTCCCCCTCCAATAAAACCCCACTCCCAGAGATTACAAGGAATAATTGCAGAGTCTGTGAGCCATGGGTTGCAGACCTGGAATTCACAGTAAAAGGCCCACAAGTCAAACCtgggggctggctctgcagggacaatAAAAGGATCACAAGTAAGAAATCACTGTGCTTTGTCTGtagtgatttcacacaaccaGCATTGCATGGAAATATTTTAGATTCAAGCATGTTCCCATTGCATGGCTGAGAAATGCAGGCACCCGTTTGTTTTTATGAGGATTTTGGCTGAGCCCTTGTGATGCTTCAGAGCAAAAGTCAAGGCTCCTGCATGTGCACCAGCAAAACAAGGCAAGGCATCAGTGCAGATTCTGTTCTTGCATGTGACATTCATTACTAAAGGTGACACCACAGAATAGTTAAGGTCAGGCCTGAAAAAAATACCACCATGTAGACATCTTATCCTCACTTAAGTACCTACCTCAGCATTTAGTTTAAAGAAATTCTATACCGAGAATATTTTTGTGCTGTCAGGACTCTGCATCTCAAGAGTCTCCAATGCTCTGAACTCTTAGGCCAGGCTTTGGTTCAGCAGAGTGGAAAAACACCAAGTTTATTTACAGTGCTTCAGTTTATTACCAATGCCACTCACACTCTAGCACTGCACTCAGAGGCAGCTTCTTTCTTCATGATTGCAAAGATGTACAAGTTAATTCTCTTTCTTCCCAACTCATCACCAAAATGACATCTTTTCTTACCTTTCTGTTCTTTCCAGGGTGAGGCAGCTTGCAAGGAGATTAATGCACAAATTTACCTGGA
Coding sequences within:
- the RHOF gene encoding rho-related GTP-binding protein RhoF isoform X2, with protein sequence MEAANGAVPEGAAEQPRGPAAAPSGRKEVKVVIVGDGGCGKTSLLMVYAKGSFPEQYAPSVFEKYTTSVTLGKKEVTLNLYDTAGQEDYDRLRPLSYQNTNVVLICYDVMNPTSYDNVAAKWYPEVNHFCRGVPLVLIGCKTDLRKDKEQLRKLRAARQEPITYNQGEAACKEINAQIYLECSAKCRENIENVFKEATTIALSAMKKAKGYRKQKVCSVL
- the RHOF gene encoding rho-related GTP-binding protein RhoF isoform X3, translating into MVCGTAVPGGRIHEVLQLGEVLTRVPGAAYVQTRARNCWGSRRWTASLPCRPSELCESSALLEVVFQYAPSVFEKYTTSVTLGKKEVTLNLYDTAGQEDYDRLRPLSYQNTNVVLICYDVMNPTSYDNVAAKWYPEVNHFCRGVPLVLIGCKTDLRKDKEQLRKLRAARQEPITYNQFFTADGTLGHTT
- the RHOF gene encoding rho-related GTP-binding protein RhoF isoform X1 — encoded protein: MVCGTAVPGGRIHEVLQLGEVLTRVPGAAYVQTRARNCWGSRRWTASLPCRPSELCESSALLEVVFQYAPSVFEKYTTSVTLGKKEVTLNLYDTAGQEDYDRLRPLSYQNTNVVLICYDVMNPTSYDNVAAKWYPEVNHFCRGVPLVLIGCKTDLRKDKEQLRKLRAARQEPITYNQGEAACKEINAQIYLECSAKCRENIENVFKEATTIALSAMKKAKGYRKQKVCSVL